In Carya illinoinensis cultivar Pawnee chromosome 10, C.illinoinensisPawnee_v1, whole genome shotgun sequence, one DNA window encodes the following:
- the LOC122278586 gene encoding uncharacterized protein LOC122278586, which produces MDKAWMSIEDRFMSNEYAMGVSHFMNMAKEHAQGGIDIRCPCRRCRNMLFQPITTVEEHLFIIGIDPSYKDWIFHGEEEVLDVNSSEEGDDASGNDAYIDDMDELLDDIQAGASMDQSGGSHIPGIDGVTPGGSSATFSELLEDARSPLYPSCSSFSKLSFIVKLLHIKTVGGWSVKSFNMVIKLLKSAFPDALLPDSYNDACRLERGLGFNYTKIDACLNDCVLFWKEHSDKEKCPKCNTPRWVLSSTKQKKIPHKVLRHFPLVPRLQRLFVSNKTAGAMRWHSTERVNDYNVMRHPADSKVWKDFDVQYPQFASDPRNVRIGLASDGFNPFNNIAKPYSIWPVILVAYNLPPWLCMKDPYLMLSLLIPGPKAPGNDIDVYLRPLIEELKFLWEVGVNTYDAFADQSFRLHAALLWTINDFPAYANLSGWSTKGKLACPTFNGSTDSLWLVHGRKHCYMGHRRWLLPGHRWRSKKAEFNGSTNHRPAPIHLSGEAILEQLRELQDVQFGKLSKKRKRTANELNWTKKSVFFELPYWKSLELRHNLDVMHIEKNICDSVLGTLMDIEGKSKDTANARRDLANLGIRKELHLQQEGDSCSMRLACYMLNKKEKRSFCEWLASVKFPDGFAANIARCVNVRESKILGMKSHDSHIFMQRLLPVVISGYLTSDVRQALTELSSFFKKLCARALNIDVLHRLQTDISLILCKLEMIFPPAFFDIMVHLAIHLPQEALLAGPVQYRWMYPFERYLGKFKRYVKNMARPEGSIAEAYIHVECLTFCSMYLHDIETTFTREERNVDVGPDHTPGSMSVFFQKVRPMGSSSTDRLDDQLLAKAECQHYNKIKEEDPSNVDRRHQTEFGKWFKNHIRELRILNPDEVTDELYALACGPDPWVGSYSGCIMNGIRFHTKDREQHRRSQNSGVVVAGVHQSMLVDFYGVLKEILELRYMGWHLVYLFKCDWWDVGDHRRGIRVGDHLTSVNTSRKWYQDEPFALASQCSQVFYLKDDSMVGNWQVVQKITNRNVYDIPPVQTALDDGEDSSEGDAFQEEEASTEDFPINESDTGLGNTLHREDEEVIVVNEATTLPRSTPDNADQTFIEDDVDGDDYGDHPNTDHYESENEDDSQSNSETDSE; this is translated from the exons ATGGACAAGGCGTGGATGAGTATTGAAGATAGATTTATGTCTAATGAGTATGCAATGGGGGTTAGCCATTTCATGAATATGGCTAAGGAGCATGCACAAGGGGGCATTGACATTAGGTGTCCGTGCCGTAGATGTCGTAACATGCTCTTCCAGCCAATAACCACAGTCGAGgagcatttatttattatagggATTGATCCTTCTTATAAGGATTGGATTTTTcacggtgaagaggaagtgTTGGATGTTAATTCTTCAGAAGAAGGTGATGATGCCAGCGGCAATGATGCCTATATTGATGATATGGATGAGCTGCTGGATGACATTCAGGCTGGAGCTTCTATGGATCAGTCCGGAGGTTCGCATATACCTGGTATTGATGGTGTCACACCTGGTGGTTCTTCAGCAACGTTTTCAGAATTGTTAGAAGATGCACGGAGTCCACTTTATCCATCATGCTCATCGTTTTCAAAGCTTTCTTTTATCGTAAAGTTGCTTCATATAAAGACTGTTGGTGGTTGGAGTGTTAAATCCTTTAACATGGTCATCAAGCTCCTGAAATCTGCATTTCCTGACGCTCTTCTCCCTGACTCATACAATGATGCATGCCGATTGGAACGTGGCCTGGGGTTTAATTACACAAAGATAGATGCTTGTTTGAATGATTGTGTCTTATTTTGGAAGGAACATTCTGATAAAGAGAAGTGCCCAAAATGCAACACTCCGAGATGGGTGTTAAGTAGTACTAAGCAAAAGAAAATTCCACACAAAGTGCTCAGACATTTCCCGTTGGTCCCAAGGCTGCAAAGACTATTTGTTTCTAATAAGACTGCCGGGGCAATGAGATGGCATTCTACTGAACGCGTCAACGATTATAATGTGATGAGGCACCCTGCAGATTCGAAGGTATGGAAAGATTTTGACGTGCAGTACCCTCAGTTTGCTTCAGATCCTCGTAATGTGAGAATTGGGTTAGCGAGTGATGGGTTTAATCCATTTAACAATATAGCTAAACCCTACAGTATATGGCCAGTGATTCTTGTAGCATATAACTTGCCCccttggttatgcatgaaagatccatacctCATGCTTTCGTTGCTAATTCCTGGCCCAAAAGCACCAGGCAACGATATCGACGTGTATCTACGCCCTTTAATTGAAGAACTGAAGTTTCTATGGGAAGTGGGTGTCAATACATACGATGCATTTGCAGATCAATCGTTTCGATTACATGCAGCATTACTCTGGACCATTAATGACTTCCCAGCGTATGCTAAtctttctgggtggagcacaaaggggAAATTGGCATGTCCTACGTTTAATGGTAGTACGGATTCATTGTGGCTGGTCCATGGGCGAAAGCACTGCTACATGGGTCATCGGCGGTGGTTGTTGCCAGGGCACAGGTGGAGATCTAAAAAAGCTGAATTTAATGGTAGTACTAACCATCGCCCAGCACCTATACATTTGTCGGGAGAGGCTATCTTGGAACAATTGAGAGAATTGCAAGATGTACAGTTTGGTAAGTTATCAAAAAAGAGGAAACGCACAGCcaatgagttgaattggaccaaaaaaagtgTATTCTTTGAGTTGCCTTATTGGAAATCCTTGGAATTGAGACATAACCTagatgtcatgcatattgagaagaacataTGCGATAGCGTATTAGGAACTTTGATGGATATCGAGGGAAAAAGCAAGGACACAGCCAATGCCCGTCGGGATTTGGCCAACCTAGGCATACGGAAAGAATTACACTTACAGCAAGAGGGCGATAGTTGTTCAATGAGACTGGCGTGTTACAtgctaaataaaaaagagaagagatctTTCTGCGAGTGGTTAGCAAGTGTTAAGTTCCCTGATGGTTTTGCCGCGAACATCGCCCGATGTGTTAATGTACGTGAATCAAAGATCTTAGgcatgaaaagtcatgattctCATATTTTCATGCAACGATTACTGCCAGTGGTGATTAGTGGCTACTTAACCAGTGATGTACGGCAAGCTTTGACTGAGTTAAGTTCATTCTTCAAGAAATTGTGTGCACGAGCATTAAACATTGATGTTCTGCACCGCCTACAAACTGATATCTCTCTTATTCTTTGCAAGttggaaatgatattcccacctGCATTCTTCGATATAATGGTGCATCTTGCTATTCACTTGCCACAAGAGGCATTGCTTGCGGGACCTGTCCagtataggtggatgtatccttttgaACGGTATCTAGGGAAGTTCAAGCgttatgtaaaaaatatggcAAGACCTGAAGGCTCAATTGCCGAGGCCTATATTCATGTTGAGTGCCTTACATTTTGTTCGATGTATCTCCATGACATTGAGACGACTTTTACTAGGGAAGAGCGAAATGTGGATGTCGGTCCAGACCATACACCGGGTAGTATGAGTGTATTTTTTCAAAAGGTGAGACCAATGGGTTCGTCCTCCACTGATAGATTGGATGATCAGCTATTAGCAAAAGCTGAGTG TCAGCACTATAACAAGATTAAAGAAGAGGACCCCAGCAATGTTGATCGTAGGCACCAGACCGAATTTGGGAAATGGTTCAAGAACCAT ATTCGAGAATTGCGTATCTTGAATCCAGATGAAGTTACAGATGAACTTTATGCTCTTGCTTGTGGACCAGATCCTTGGGTGGGATCATATAGTGGATGCATCATGAATGGAATTCGGTTTCACACAAAAGACCGTGAACAACATCGACGCAGCCAAAATAGTGGGGTGGTTGTTGCTGGGGTACATCAGTCGATGCTGGTTGATTTCTATGGTGTGTTGAAAGAGATCCTTGAATTACGCTACATGGGGTGGCATCTTGTGTACTTGTTTAAATGTGACTGGTGGGATGTTGGTGATCATAGACGCGGCATACGTGTAGGGGACCACCTTACAAGTGTGAATACATCAAGAAAGTGGTATCAGGATGAGCCTTTCGCCCTTGCATCTCAGTGCTcacaagtattttatttaaaagatgatAGTATGGTGGGGAATTGGCAAGTGGTACAAAAGATAACCAATAGGAATGTCTATGACATTCCACCCGTCCAAACTGCATTGGATGATGGTGAGGACTCCTCTGAAGGTGATGCATTTCAAGAGGAAGAAGCTAGTACTGAAGATTTTCCGATCAATGAAAGTGATACTGGCTTGGGAAACACATTGCATCGGGAGGATGAAGAAGTAATTGTTGTTAATGAGGCAACTACGCTACCTCGTTCTACTCCCGACAATGCCGACCAAACTTTTATTGAAGATGATGTGGATGGTGACGACTATGGCGATCATCCCAATACTGACCATTATGAGTCTGAGAATGAGGACGACTCCCAATCGAATTCTGAAACAGATTCTGAATAA